The following are encoded together in the Anopheles nili chromosome 3, idAnoNiliSN_F5_01, whole genome shotgun sequence genome:
- the LOC128725648 gene encoding ubiquitin thioesterase otubain-like translates to MSNTESGSSKNAYSDENQDELIIKQQREIEQEIAHSNPLVSEFQPISSLNQEYLDDPIYISKIKDLSSKYRAIRRSRPDGNCFFRAFAYAYLEYLVLNKEEFQKFYEYASKSRERLTEAGFPPFTIEDFYETFMEVINKVKPDGDDTASALSELHRLFNEQGYSDYVVVYLRLITSSHLQEKADFYQNFIDGNISIVEFCHQEVEPMYKESDHIHIIAICSALDAGVRVEYMDRGDGDQVIAHDFPDGFKPNVYLLYRPGHYDILYPNQV, encoded by the exons ATGAGTAATACGGAGAGCGGCTCAAGCAAAAATGCATACTCAGATGAAAATCAGGATGAGTTGATTATAAAACAACAGCGTGAAATCGAACAAGAA ATTGCTCATTCCAACCCGCTAGTCAGTGAGTTTCAGCCGATTTCTAGCCTCAACCAGGAGTACTTGGACGATCCTATCTACATATCAAAGATTAAAGATCTCTCATCCAAGTATAGAGCAATCCGTCGTAGTCGCCCAGATGGAAACTGTTTCTTCCGGGCATTTGCTTATGCCTATCTAGAATATTTGGTGCTGAATAAGGAGGAATTCCAAAAATTCTACGAATATGCTTCTAAGTCGCGAGAGCGATTAACTGAAGCCGGCTTTCCTCCGTTTACTATCGAAGATTTTTACGAAACATTTATGGAGGTAATTAATAAGGTGAAACCAGACGGTGACGACACGGCTAGCGCGCTCAGTGAGCTACACAGGCTGTTCAATGAACAGGGCTACTCGGATTACGTTGTTGTGTACCTGCGACTGATAACCTCGAGCCATCTGCAGGAAAAGGCTGATTTTTATCAGAACTTCATCGACGGCAACATCAGCATTGTCGAGTTTTGCCATCAAGAGGTAGAACCCATGTATAAAGAATCGGATCATATCCACATTATAGCGATTTGCTCGGCATTAGACGCCGGCGTACGCGTTGAATACATGGACAGAGGTGACGGAGATCAAGTAATTGCTCACGACTTTCCGGACGGATTCAAACCAAATGTTTATCTCTTGTACCGTCCTGGTCATTACGACATTTTGTACCCCAATCAAGTGTGA